One region of Oligoflexus sp. genomic DNA includes:
- a CDS encoding ISL3 family transposase: MSKERLARLVLLPELELVKSVKLSNRILGLLCKKNSTHEVCPKCACPSESVYDHRPVRIKDEPLRNKLVVLLINKRRFYCSHCKKPFTEPISGIGKGRRTTERLRSAICWAAENFHDLSRVQRHYDCSADTVYRATYDSLELRRRKRLYPLPPVIGIDEHSLRKPKGRSTVYSTIIVDHTHRRVYDLLEGRARAEIEEPLKRLSGRFNVRVVTMDLSPVYRTLTKEYFPNASIVADRFHVQRLFTKLVNRFRKRITGDKPSHPMRKLLLRNAEDLESHERRIVIHWLNFHPELREIYEYKEAIRRFYKIRGYHRARSALGRLLLRMGRSSISEAKKLRTTLM; this comes from the coding sequence ATGTCTAAGGAAAGACTAGCACGGCTCGTTCTTCTTCCTGAACTGGAACTTGTGAAATCAGTAAAACTCAGCAATCGAATTCTGGGGCTTTTATGTAAGAAAAATTCGACTCACGAAGTCTGTCCCAAGTGTGCCTGCCCCTCGGAATCTGTCTACGATCATCGTCCTGTTCGCATCAAGGATGAACCCCTTCGCAACAAGCTGGTTGTTCTGCTCATCAACAAACGGCGGTTCTATTGCAGCCATTGCAAAAAGCCATTCACCGAGCCCATATCAGGAATCGGCAAAGGCCGACGCACAACCGAGCGTCTTCGGTCGGCCATATGCTGGGCTGCGGAAAACTTTCATGATCTTTCCAGAGTTCAAAGACATTATGATTGTTCCGCTGATACAGTTTATCGGGCCACATATGATAGTCTTGAGCTTCGTCGCAGAAAGCGGCTGTACCCGCTTCCGCCAGTCATCGGGATTGATGAGCATTCGCTTCGAAAACCCAAAGGCAGGTCCACTGTATACTCGACCATCATAGTCGATCATACGCATAGGCGTGTTTATGATTTGCTGGAAGGTCGCGCCCGGGCTGAAATTGAAGAGCCTTTAAAGCGGCTGTCCGGACGCTTCAATGTTCGCGTTGTCACCATGGATCTTTCACCGGTTTATCGCACACTGACCAAGGAATATTTTCCAAACGCCAGTATTGTGGCTGACAGATTTCATGTTCAAAGACTCTTCACAAAACTTGTGAATCGCTTTCGCAAGCGAATCACCGGTGACAAGCCCAGTCATCCCATGCGTAAGCTTCTTCTGCGCAATGCTGAGGACCTTGAAAGTCATGAAAGGCGGATTGTGATTCACTGGCTGAACTTCCATCCTGAACTTCGTGAAATATATGAATACAAGGAAGCCATTCGACGCTTCTACAAAATCAGAGGCTATCACAGAGCACGATCTGCGCTGGGAAGACTGCTGCTCAGAATGGGGCGATCCTCAATTTCAGAAGCGAAAAAGCTGCGAACCACACTGATGA
- a CDS encoding YaeQ family protein: MAVKSTIFKADLNIADSNRAYYDDHALTIARHPSETNQRMILRLAVFALNAHENLQFTKGLSEMDEPDMWQKSLTGDIEHWIELGQPLDKRIRQSCGKSALVSIYTYQRGSAQNWFEGIKDSVDRFKHLRVIHLTCTDEAAIDRLVDRSMKLTCMIDEQQIMLTNDKDSLTVELKVLKDFRL; the protein is encoded by the coding sequence ATGGCGGTAAAATCGACTATTTTCAAGGCGGATCTCAATATTGCCGACAGCAATCGGGCCTACTATGACGACCATGCTCTCACGATTGCCCGGCACCCTTCTGAAACCAATCAACGCATGATCCTGAGACTGGCCGTCTTTGCTCTGAATGCCCATGAAAATCTACAGTTCACAAAAGGCCTCAGCGAAATGGACGAGCCGGATATGTGGCAGAAGAGCTTGACGGGTGATATCGAGCATTGGATCGAGCTGGGCCAGCCCCTCGACAAGCGCATCAGGCAGTCCTGTGGCAAATCAGCTCTGGTCTCGATTTATACCTATCAAAGAGGGTCGGCTCAGAACTGGTTTGAAGGCATCAAGGATTCCGTGGATCGTTTCAAGCATCTGCGTGTGATTCACCTCACCTGTACGGATGAAGCCGCGATCGATCGACTTGTGGATCGTTCGATGAAGCTGACATGTATGATAGACGAGCAGCAGATCATGCTCACCAATGACAAGGACAGTCTTACGGTTGAGTTGAAAGTTCTGAAAGATTTTCGACTCTAA